A single window of Leptospira dzoumogneensis DNA harbors:
- the thiH gene encoding 2-iminoacetate synthase ThiH, whose translation MYTELFDKISFSEAKERVLSKSKIDIESALHSSHCGKPLNFEEYLSLIHPTADPYLEEMARLALDWTKKRFGNTISLYMPMYLSNECRSSCVYCGFSFENKIPRKTLNESEIRAESEILHSKGIRHLLILTGEDYSITNLEYLRSAVRILKSYFDSISIEIYPMDREKYEVLIEEGVEGLVVYQETYDPEVYSNYHLRGMKKNMRYRLDAPDRGGLAGFRRIGVGALLGLSDPYGEMFRLGEHAHYLSKKYWRTTIQISLPRMRPAQGEFDKTIFVSDREYVRFLFALRLFLPDSGLVQSTRESIRMRNHLAGMPITHMSVESRTDPGGYSGGEELKQFEIEDTRKIEEFTEMLRKKGLDPVFKDFDRAFLQVPDRIV comes from the coding sequence ATGTACACGGAGTTATTTGATAAAATCTCCTTCTCAGAAGCGAAGGAAAGAGTATTATCTAAATCTAAAATCGATATAGAATCCGCACTCCATAGTTCTCACTGCGGAAAACCGCTCAATTTCGAGGAATATCTCTCTTTAATCCATCCGACTGCTGATCCTTATTTGGAAGAGATGGCGAGACTCGCGCTAGACTGGACCAAAAAAAGATTCGGAAATACGATCTCTCTTTATATGCCGATGTATCTTTCCAACGAATGCAGATCTTCCTGCGTTTATTGCGGATTCAGTTTTGAAAATAAGATCCCCAGAAAGACTTTAAACGAGTCGGAGATCCGGGCAGAGTCGGAAATTCTACATTCCAAGGGGATCAGACACCTTCTCATCCTGACCGGAGAAGATTACTCTATCACGAATTTAGAATATTTGAGATCTGCGGTTCGTATCTTAAAATCTTATTTCGATTCTATCTCCATTGAAATTTATCCTATGGACCGGGAAAAATACGAGGTATTGATAGAAGAAGGAGTAGAAGGTCTGGTAGTTTACCAAGAGACTTATGATCCGGAGGTCTATTCCAATTATCATCTGCGTGGGATGAAAAAGAATATGAGATATAGACTGGATGCTCCAGACAGAGGAGGACTTGCGGGATTTAGAAGGATCGGAGTAGGCGCACTTCTCGGACTTTCCGATCCGTATGGAGAAATGTTCCGATTAGGGGAACATGCACATTATCTTTCTAAAAAATATTGGAGAACTACCATCCAAATCTCTCTTCCTAGAATGAGGCCTGCCCAAGGTGAGTTCGATAAGACAATTTTTGTTTCTGATAGAGAGTATGTTCGGTTCTTATTTGCACTTAGGCTTTTTTTACCGGATAGCGGACTTGTTCAATCCACAAGAGAATCCATTCGGATGAGAAACCATCTGGCCGGAATGCCTATCACTCATATGTCTGTGGAATCCAGAACGGATCCCGGAGGATATTCAGGCGGAGAAGAATTAAAACAATTCGAAATAGAAGATACTAGGAAGATCGAAGAATTTACGGAGATGTTAAGGAAGAAGGGACTGGATCCAGTCTTTAAGGATTTCGACCGGGCATTTTTACAAGTACCCGATCGAATTGTTTAA
- a CDS encoding Cys-rich protein, with product MKKTILATLILLATVFTGFSSVSAQSQACNQICDFYTTCVEGQKKLSAADKQKVGAGCLNTCRKNYSAVTSCYETHSGQCTAFNSCLMDSYKGKK from the coding sequence AAAACAATCCTCGCAACCCTAATCTTGCTCGCTACGGTTTTCACCGGATTCTCCTCGGTCTCCGCTCAAAGCCAAGCATGCAACCAGATCTGTGATTTTTATACAACTTGTGTAGAAGGACAAAAAAAGCTTAGCGCTGCAGATAAACAAAAAGTGGGAGCTGGATGTTTAAATACATGCCGCAAAAATTATTCAGCAGTTACTTCTTGTTACGAAACTCATTCAGGCCAATGTACAGCTTTTAATAGCTGCCTGATGGACAGTTATAAAGGTAAAAAATAA
- a CDS encoding thiazole synthase, with translation MAESDDLIIAGRRFKSRLFLGTGKFSSGTSLEQAIHSSGTEVVTVALRRVDLSSTEDDILTKIDRERILLLPNTSGARDAEEAVRLARLSRELGGGDWVKLEVTPDPVYLLPDPIETLKAAKILVKEGFNVLPYINADPILCKHLEEAGCATVMPLGSPIGTNQGIRTLANLEIIIEQSNVPVVVDAGLGLPSHAAQAMELGADAVLVNTAIAIAKDPAKTAYAFKLATEAGRISRLYSNSGIKTSKQASASSPLTGFLEEESRNVHGVI, from the coding sequence GTGGCGGAATCAGACGATCTAATCATCGCAGGCAGAAGGTTCAAATCCAGACTGTTTTTAGGTACTGGCAAGTTCTCTTCTGGCACTTCTTTGGAGCAAGCGATCCATTCTTCCGGAACGGAAGTAGTGACTGTTGCACTACGAAGAGTGGATCTGTCCTCGACGGAAGATGATATTCTGACCAAAATTGACCGGGAAAGAATATTACTTTTACCTAATACGAGTGGCGCAAGAGACGCAGAAGAAGCTGTCCGCCTAGCAAGACTCTCCAGAGAACTAGGCGGGGGCGATTGGGTAAAACTAGAAGTAACTCCTGATCCAGTGTATCTTCTTCCGGACCCGATCGAAACCTTAAAAGCCGCAAAGATCCTCGTAAAAGAAGGATTTAACGTTTTACCTTATATAAACGCTGATCCGATTTTATGTAAACATTTGGAAGAAGCAGGCTGCGCTACAGTAATGCCTTTAGGATCACCGATAGGCACCAACCAAGGGATCCGCACCTTAGCAAATTTAGAAATTATCATAGAACAATCCAATGTACCTGTGGTCGTAGATGCAGGACTCGGATTACCTTCTCATGCTGCGCAAGCGATGGAGCTGGGTGCGGATGCAGTTCTTGTAAATACTGCAATCGCGATCGCAAAAGATCCTGCAAAAACAGCGTACGCATTCAAACTCGCGACCGAGGCAGGAAGGATCTCCAGATTATATTCCAATTCCGGAATAAAAACTTCGAAACAAGCATCTGCTTCTAGTCCTCTTACGGGATTTTTAGAAGAAGAATCCAGAAATGTACACGGAGTTATTTGA